A single genomic interval of Acidobacteriota bacterium harbors:
- a CDS encoding DUF969 family protein yields the protein MPEWFKLIGIVMVILGFAFKLRTTIVVMVAALVTGLIAGLPLFSSAGFFQSLPYFTKPGQEGIINMLGRAFSDSRLMTLFIITLPAIGLAERYGLQEQSANWIRKIKTATVGRLAITYQLFRILHGLMGLRLNGHASFVRPLIFPMSVGAAEAKSGEEVAEDKIETIKAANAASENYGNFYGQNLSFVQAGILLVYGVMKGLGYELSLWRMILFTTPIVIFSVILAVIQFRWLDRRLKE from the coding sequence TTGCCCGAATGGTTCAAGTTAATCGGCATTGTCATGGTCATTCTGGGATTCGCTTTCAAACTGCGCACCACGATTGTGGTGATGGTGGCGGCGCTCGTTACCGGTTTGATTGCCGGGTTGCCCTTGTTTTCAAGCGCAGGTTTTTTTCAAAGCTTGCCGTATTTCACCAAGCCCGGACAGGAAGGCATTATCAATATGCTCGGTCGCGCCTTTAGCGACAGTCGTCTGATGACGCTTTTCATCATCACGCTTCCGGCAATCGGACTTGCGGAGCGTTACGGGTTGCAGGAACAATCCGCCAACTGGATTCGCAAAATCAAAACGGCGACGGTTGGGCGGTTGGCGATTACTTATCAACTCTTTCGCATCTTGCATGGATTGATGGGGCTTCGTTTAAACGGTCATGCGTCGTTCGTGCGCCCGTTGATTTTTCCGATGTCGGTGGGCGCTGCCGAAGCAAAAAGCGGAGAAGAAGTCGCAGAAGACAAAATCGAAACTATCAAAGCGGCAAATGCGGCGAGCGAAAATTACGGCAATTTTTACGGGCAGAATCTTTCGTTCGTGCAAGCGGGAATTTTGCTGGTGTACGGGGTGATGAAAGGACTCGGATATGAACTGAGTCTCTGGCGAATGATTTTATTCACCACGCCGATTGTGATTTTTTCTGTGATTCTGGCAGTGATTCAATTCCGCTGGCTCGACAGGCGTTTGAAAGAATGA
- a CDS encoding prepilin-type N-terminal cleavage/methylation domain-containing protein — protein sequence MTPDVYLAAKGRPLGERGFSMIELMVVVSIIIILTTAAVIGFRGNKRAYAAEDEAQKILSFFREAHQRALAQRQAQRITIDRANNLIRLADMGMLPGGDEVIINRGVLNAEVTLERPTVGGNPLTLPNAPYNYPSANFDINGTLDIYFLADGSVTNTAGYASSSPAPISFTLFFSPTPGTAPSPEQPTGNLIRAVTLFGPTASAKVWRFDTNRFIWEVN from the coding sequence ATGACGCCAGACGTGTATCTTGCAGCTAAAGGTCGTCCGCTTGGTGAGCGGGGGTTTTCGATGATCGAATTGATGGTCGTCGTCAGCATTATCATTATCTTAACGACAGCCGCGGTCATCGGTTTCAGGGGGAATAAACGCGCTTATGCCGCCGAAGATGAAGCGCAGAAAATTTTAAGTTTTTTTCGCGAAGCTCATCAACGCGCGTTGGCGCAACGCCAGGCTCAGCGCATCACCATTGACCGCGCCAACAATCTCATACGCCTCGCGGATATGGGTATGTTGCCGGGCGGTGATGAAGTAATTATCAATCGCGGCGTTTTAAATGCCGAAGTCACACTGGAGAGACCAACGGTTGGCGGCAATCCTTTGACCTTGCCGAATGCGCCGTACAATTACCCATCGGCAAATTTTGATATTAACGGCACGCTCGATATTTATTTTCTCGCCGATGGTTCAGTGACCAATACCGCAGGCTATGCGTCATCATCGCCTGCGCCTATCAGCTTCACACTGTTTTTTTCGCCAACCCCGGGCACCGCTCCATCGCCCGAACAACCGACGGGCAATTTGATTCGCGCAGTGACATTGTTTGGCCCAACCGCATCCGCCAAGGTTTGGCGATTTGATACCAACCGATTTATCTGGGAGGTCAACTAA
- a CDS encoding PilW family protein gives MMQHPLPIRKIFHQCHRGTNKLQTGFSVIELLVGLVIFAIVLGAVFGLLEVGRSGRLNTNMRAEALQNARIALNTVGRDIINSGVGYPNVGALVPDNEVATLFGGTADADTTLDFVTPIYARDNTGSVNGTATDQITIAFIDDAFNNSISIPINGIASDGSQLTIQTSGGYSNAPCQVGDIYLIGGQTSAAALGMLTGKAGTDRLNFQSGAADPLNLNQPGAGSAIKQIALPGSLQRITLAKYYVVDEDGTGSNTGTLMRDVYGGATGWTAQPLAFGVENFQVQYIMKDGTVADAPASDQMVNIRQVRVSITVRSPDIDPKTNQPFRTSLTATYSARNLDYEKF, from the coding sequence ATGATGCAACACCCATTACCCATCAGAAAAATTTTTCATCAATGCCATCGCGGAACCAACAAATTGCAAACCGGGTTTTCAGTTATTGAACTGCTCGTTGGTCTGGTGATTTTCGCCATCGTCTTAGGCGCGGTTTTCGGATTGCTCGAAGTCGGGCGTTCCGGGCGACTCAATACCAATATGCGCGCCGAAGCTTTGCAAAACGCCCGCATCGCCCTCAACACCGTGGGGCGCGATATTATCAACTCGGGTGTCGGCTATCCGAATGTCGGCGCGCTCGTACCTGATAATGAAGTTGCCACGTTGTTTGGCGGCACAGCCGATGCGGATACGACTCTGGATTTCGTCACCCCGATTTATGCGCGCGACAACACCGGTTCGGTTAATGGCACCGCTACAGACCAGATTACCATCGCTTTCATTGATGATGCGTTCAATAACAGCATCTCGATTCCGATTAACGGCATTGCCAGTGACGGGTCGCAATTAACCATTCAAACCTCAGGCGGCTACAGCAACGCGCCCTGTCAGGTCGGCGATATTTATTTGATTGGCGGGCAGACCAGCGCCGCTGCGCTCGGCATGCTCACCGGTAAAGCCGGCACCGATAGATTGAACTTCCAGAGCGGCGCTGCCGACCCGCTCAACCTCAATCAGCCTGGCGCGGGAAGCGCCATTAAACAGATTGCCCTGCCCGGCAGCCTGCAACGCATCACGCTGGCGAAGTATTACGTCGTCGATGAAGACGGCACAGGCAGCAACACCGGCACTTTGATGCGCGATGTTTATGGCGGCGCGACCGGCTGGACGGCGCAACCTCTGGCTTTCGGGGTAGAAAATTTTCAGGTGCAATACATTATGAAAGACGGCACGGTTGCCGATGCGCCCGCCAGTGACCAGATGGTTAATATCCGCCAGGTGCGAGTTTCGATAACGGTTCGCAGTCCTGATATTGACCCGAAAACCAATCAACCGTTCAGAACCTCGCTTACCGCAACCTACAGCGCGCGCAATCTCGATTACGAAAAATTTTAA